The following nucleotide sequence is from Ferruginibacter lapsinanis.
TCAATGTATTCCTGTGCCTGTTTGATGGCATCATCAGTATGTTCTTTCTGTCCCTGAAACATGGCAAAAGCCGCCTGGCTGTTCCTGTCAATATCCACTGCAAAATATTTCGACGCAAGGATAGCCGTTTCTCTATCCGTATATTTTTCTACCAGGTGCAATAATAAACTCCAGTAAGAGTTGGCTCCCCCGCTTGAGTAGATACCCTGTTCTTCTGTGATCACACTTCCATCTACTAATTCCACTTCCGGAAACATGGCTCTGAATTCATTCGCTGCATTCCAATGAGTGGAACATTTTTTACCATTCAATAAACCCGTAGATGCCAGCAAGAAAGCACCGATACAAAGCGATGCCACCTCTGCTCCTTTCTTATGCTGGCTAACGATCCACGGAACAGCTTTTTTATTCAACGCCAATGCGGTGGCAATATCTCCACTGATGGCCGGAACAAATATCAGGTCGGTCTTTTTTACCTCATTCAATAACTGATCGATATGCACTGTAAATAAACTGTTGTGTAGTTTAACCTCTTTGGTCAATCCCACCAGCTTGATATTGAACAATGGTTTTTTACCCGAAGCTTCTAAAAATTGATTCACTGCTTTAAACATATACAGCGGATCAGCCACTGCTTCAATGATAGCCGTTTCGGGCACAAGAATTGATACATTTTTCATTCCATAAATATAGAATTTTTTATTGTCGCAAAACACCCATCAATTGTCGTTTTTGCACATTTTGTTATATTATAAGTCATCGTATGTTTGCAATACTAAACCAAGCTTAACCTTCAAAACATAAACAATGAAAACATTAACCGCTTTAACCAAGATCACAGTTGAAGCAAGTATAGATGCTCCTGTAGAAAAAGTATGGCAACTTTTTACCAGCCCGGAACATATTGTAAAATGGAACAATGCCTCCGAAGACTGGCATACCACCAAAGCTGAAAACGACTTACGGGTTGGTGGCACATTTTCTTCCCGTATGGAAGCCAAAGATGGCAGCTTTGGTTTCGACTTTGGCGGTGTATACACCAAAGTAGTACCGAATGAAGAGATTGCCTATACATTAGGCGATAACAGAAAAGTAGTCATCGTGTTTACCGTATCTCACCACAAAACCATCGTGACCGAAACTTTTGAAGCAGAACAAACCAACCCTATCGACATGCAGAAACAAGGCTGGCAATCGATAATGAACAATTTTAAAAAATATGTAGAAAACAACTAATCTTCTTTATATGAAAAAGACAAAAATAATTTACTGGGTCTTCACTATTCTGTTTGCCGCATTCATGGCATTTACTGCCATTCCCGATGTACGGTTAACTCCCGAGGCAGTTGCGTTTATGAAAACCCTTGGCTACCTTGATTATTTCACCCGTTTTATCGGTGTGGCAAAAATACTGGGTTGTATAGCCATCTTAATTCCCGGGTTTCCTAAAATAAAAGAATGGGCTTATGCAGGTTTGTTCTTTGACTTGATAGGTGCTACTTATTCTGTGATCGCAATATATGGCGTATCTCCGCAAATATCTTTTATGCTGCTTCCATTTGCATTAGGGATAATTTCTTACATCTATAATAACAAAGTGTATAACAACTAAAAACATCCCCATGTCAAATAATATTTATCCCTGCCTATGGTTTGATGGACAGGCCAAAGCAGCTGCAGAATTTTACTGCACCGTTTTCAACAATTCAAAAATAACAGCCGAAAATCCGATGGTGGTAACTTTCGAATTAGACGGAAAAAAATTTATGGGATTGAACGGTGGACCAATGTTCAAGTTTAATGAAGCAATCTCATTTGTAGTAAACTGCGATACACAGGAAGAAATTGACCATTACTGGAATAAATTGACCGAAGGCGGAGAAGAAAGTATGTGCGGATGGCTGAAAGATAAATTTGGTGTGTCATGGCAGATCGTGCCAAAGATCATCGGTCAGTTGATGAGTGATCCTGAAAAAGCAGCAAAGGTATCTGCAGTATTATTTAAGATGAGAAAACTGGATATTAATGCATTGGTGAATGCATAAAACATTTTGATATGAAGCAGTTGACTCCTTTACATGTTGACGAGTATATCTCTAGCTTTCCTGAAGATGTACAGGAAAAATTACAGCAGCTGAGAGCCATCATAAAAAAAGCCGCTCCAAATGCAGAAGAACTCATCAGCTATAAAATGCCGGCATACAAACTACATGGTGTGCTGGTTTATTTTGCAGCTTACAAAAATCATATTGGTTTGTATGCCACTCCTACAGCACATAGTCAATTCAAAAAAGAATTATCTGCTTACAAAACAGGAAAAGGCTCTGTACAATTTCCATTAGATAAGCCAATGCCTTACAGCCTGATCACAAAGATCGTAAAGTATAAGGTGCAGCAAAATTTACAGCAAGTAAAAAAGAAACCGTGACCACTTCAATTGCACCATACCTTACTTTCAATGGCAATTGCCGTGCAGCCATGAAATTTTACCAGCAATGTTTGGGCGGAGAACTCTCCTTACAAACAATTGGTAAATCGCCAATGGCAGATAAACTGCCGAGAGAGATGAAAAATTCAATTCTTCATGCGGTATTATCAAAAGGAGCAATTTCTATAATGGCTTCGGATATGGTGGCAGATAAGGGCCTGATCAAAGGCAATACAGTTTCGCTGCTGCTACACTGTAACAGCGAAAAAGAGATACGCTCATTGTACGAAAAACTATCTAAAGGCGGAGAAAAAACACACCCCCCGGAAACTTCTTTCTGGGGGGCATTATTTGGAGATCTTACGGATAAATATGGAGTGCAATGGCTACTGCATTACCCTTTAAAAAAATAGCCGTTTTGTTAGTTCTGTTTCCTTACATATTTTGTGAGGATAACAATCAGTTGTCCTTCAATTTTTCCTTCTATCTGTTCTGTATTATCTTCTACAACACGAATGTTTTTTACCACCGTACCCATTTTTGCATTTAAGGTAGAGCCTTTTACATCCAATGATTTTGTCAACACCACCGTATCGCCGTTCTGCAAAATATTTCCGTTAGCATCTTTATGCAGATCTACACTGCCATCATTATCATGATCGCCGGTAGCTTTTGCCCAGGCCAACCTTTCATCATCCAAATACATCATATCTAAATTATCTGCTGCCCAGCTTTCATTTCTTAACCGGTTCAACATACGCCATGAAACAACCTGCACACCCGGTACTTCACTCCACATACTCTCTGTTAAACAATTCCAATGACTGCTATTTAACTCTGCTCTCTTTTCAATCTGCGCTTTGCATGTTTCACATACTATGATACAATCATCTTCACTCTTGTTTGATGACGGCGGAACTTCATATATAGTAAGTGAATTTTCTGATTTACATAATTCGCATTTGTTTTCGCTTCTGTTTAGCAGTACATCTTCGAGTTTCATATTTTTTAATTTAAAATTCGGGCAAAGGTAATCAAATGGAATTTCATTTTTTATGACCAAGGTTTTTATTTAAGAATTGTACCATTTCCAAAATATCTTATATCTTCGTGCCATATTAATCCTACCATTAAGCCTTTCCCAATTTGTAGATTTTCTTCCACAGTTGCCCCTGAAAAACTATAGTGTTTA
It contains:
- a CDS encoding GlxA family transcriptional regulator, whose protein sequence is MKNVSILVPETAIIEAVADPLYMFKAVNQFLEASGKKPLFNIKLVGLTKEVKLHNSLFTVHIDQLLNEVKKTDLIFVPAISGDIATALALNKKAVPWIVSQHKKGAEVASLCIGAFLLASTGLLNGKKCSTHWNAANEFRAMFPEVELVDGSVITEEQGIYSSGGANSYWSLLLHLVEKYTDRETAILASKYFAVDIDRNSQAAFAMFQGQKEHTDDAIKQAQEYIEKNIEDRIAVDELAERVALGRRSFERRFKQATNNSVLEYIQRVKIESAKRSFENSRKNINEVMYNVGYTDTKAFRTVFKKVTGLTPVEYRNKYNKMVME
- a CDS encoding SRPBCC family protein, whose translation is MKTLTALTKITVEASIDAPVEKVWQLFTSPEHIVKWNNASEDWHTTKAENDLRVGGTFSSRMEAKDGSFGFDFGGVYTKVVPNEEIAYTLGDNRKVVIVFTVSHHKTIVTETFEAEQTNPIDMQKQGWQSIMNNFKKYVENN
- a CDS encoding DoxX family protein, whose translation is MKKTKIIYWVFTILFAAFMAFTAIPDVRLTPEAVAFMKTLGYLDYFTRFIGVAKILGCIAILIPGFPKIKEWAYAGLFFDLIGATYSVIAIYGVSPQISFMLLPFALGIISYIYNNKVYNN
- a CDS encoding VOC family protein; protein product: MSNNIYPCLWFDGQAKAAAEFYCTVFNNSKITAENPMVVTFELDGKKFMGLNGGPMFKFNEAISFVVNCDTQEEIDHYWNKLTEGGEESMCGWLKDKFGVSWQIVPKIIGQLMSDPEKAAKVSAVLFKMRKLDINALVNA
- a CDS encoding iron chaperone, coding for MKQLTPLHVDEYISSFPEDVQEKLQQLRAIIKKAAPNAEELISYKMPAYKLHGVLVYFAAYKNHIGLYATPTAHSQFKKELSAYKTGKGSVQFPLDKPMPYSLITKIVKYKVQQNLQQVKKKP
- a CDS encoding VOC family protein; translation: MTTSIAPYLTFNGNCRAAMKFYQQCLGGELSLQTIGKSPMADKLPREMKNSILHAVLSKGAISIMASDMVADKGLIKGNTVSLLLHCNSEKEIRSLYEKLSKGGEKTHPPETSFWGALFGDLTDKYGVQWLLHYPLKK
- a CDS encoding PhnA domain-containing protein — its product is MKLEDVLLNRSENKCELCKSENSLTIYEVPPSSNKSEDDCIIVCETCKAQIEKRAELNSSHWNCLTESMWSEVPGVQVVSWRMLNRLRNESWAADNLDMMYLDDERLAWAKATGDHDNDGSVDLHKDANGNILQNGDTVVLTKSLDVKGSTLNAKMGTVVKNIRVVEDNTEQIEGKIEGQLIVILTKYVRKQN